TCAACAATCCCCTCATCATTAACCTGTAGATATTTAACATCATATCCTTCACTTTCAAGTTTCTTAAATACATTTAAGACCGATGGATGCTCTATAGAGCTGGTAATCAAGCGCTTACCATAACGTTTTAATGACTTAACAGCCCCTTTGATAGCCAAATTATTAGACTCTGTACCACCAGAAGTAAAGTATATCTCTTTATCACTAACATCTAACTTAGATGCAATATTCTTTCTAGCTTCTTTAATTATCTTTTCTGCTTCTATACCCATTCTATGTAAAGAAGAAGGATTACCATAGGCTGTAGTCAAAGCTATTTTCATCTTCTCTACAACCTCTGGATAGGGTTTAGTCGTTGCTGCATTGTCTAAATAAATCTCTTCCATATAAAAATTCCTCCATATTTAATTACTGTCTATAATTTACTTGCTACCGACTCTAGTTTTTGATACATAGTAGCTTCTTTATCACGACGGTCATCGATTTTAATATTAGTATATACTCGTTGGGCTTCATTATTAAAAGGAAGTTCATGCAATTTCTTAATGATATCAAAAAGAACATCCAACTCTCCCTCTATAATACTCCCCATTGGTGTTAGCTGATAATGGATATTTTCTTCTTCAGCTAAAATTTTCTGACAACCAGCCACATATTCACTCAAGCTAGTATCACCAGTTCCTAAAGGTACTACACTCACTTCTACAATAGCCATCTTGTTTAATCACCCCGAAATTTAATTTATAATTATAATTTAAGAATTAAAAGTTAATAATTATTTTATCGTAATTCTAACTTTTAACTAATTACTCCCCTCATGCCGCCTTATTATTATATCAATTTAACAATAAAATTAAAAGTATCCAACAGATTTTATATCATTATATCCCGATAACAGAGATTGAAAATTGACATCTAAGATTAAAAAGAATAAACTATAAGGTAATAAAGCGTTTCTTCATTACCTTAATTGACAGTGTAAATTGTATTATATGGGAGGTGTAATTAATGAAAATTGGTGGTAGAGCCTATAAGAACGGTGTTAGACTAGTAGGACCAAATTACTCTGTTAAAGCCTATTATCAGGATGGAGAATTA
The genomic region above belongs to Orenia metallireducens and contains:
- a CDS encoding MTH1187 family thiamine-binding protein, producing the protein MAIVEVSVVPLGTGDTSLSEYVAGCQKILAEEENIHYQLTPMGSIIEGELDVLFDIIKKLHELPFNNEAQRVYTNIKIDDRRDKEATMYQKLESVASKL